TGAAGAGAGCCATGTAAAGCAGTCAAAATTGGATCAAAATCCACAAATACAACCAAAGAAATAGATATTAGATGTACCACCACTcactttttttatctttggtgCTCAAAGACAAAAACACTCACATGCAGCTGCATATTCTACAGCTAAATTCCATAATGTGATCATTTCCAGCAAGCCTTGTCAAAGTTTAAAGACAGCGATTACCTGGAACTCAATGTGCCTTGGATTCAGAATACACTTTTCCAGATAAACTCCATCATTGCCAAATGCAGCCCCAGCCTCACTCTTAGCTTGCTATAGAACACAGCCAGAGCAGGCCCAACATCATCAGAAGATCAATAAAACACAGCAGGATAAAAGAATTAACATTGAATTTGATAAGAAACAAGATCTGAGATTGTCCAAAGATAGAACCATGGGGACAAAACTAGTAATGCAATGAAGCATAAAGTCCAAAAGGTATAGCATAGCTCCATGTTTTTATCAAACTTGCTTCAGGTCATCTCCTAGATGCTGCTAAAATAATCAACAATACCCTCAAAGTAATCATCTCATCAAAGTTAGATCTATGAAAATCGTGTCTGGTGGACATTATTAGCGCActgttctttttcattcttttctttgacTTGTGATGATGGCCATATATACAGTCACAAATAGAAAGCCTGGACATGGATcagaaaatggattttattgtCTGTTCATCAAATGGTACAATCACATAGCTCCCAACCAAAACTGATAAATGATAAAGGTCAGAgcatcaatatatatataaacttccATTTCCTATGGCAGATTTACTTAGAATAAGTAGTAGCCAACAATTAAAATCAGAACTGAGAACTATGCATCCACAAGAAAGATGGAGCAGACAGAAATAATACCTGTAACAACTTTACAAACTCATCAGGCTCTTTAGCAAGACGCATTCCACGTCCTCCACCACCTGCTGTTGCCTGCCTTGATCACATGAGAAATTAGCATAAAAGAATCCATCTTACCCACAAGTGGAGTTTTTATGCTTAGATTtgcagaggaaaaggaaaaggttgAAGTGTCCAGACCATAAAAGTAAAgttaattttttgtgacatttaACCTTCAAACATTAAATTCACTTCCCTTCTCTCAGAAAGTAAAAGAAGCATTAACAGATGACGTACCCACACAACCATCATGTCATGTTGACATGGGCACTGGTGGCTAAAGGGCAAGTCCCAGTAACATAAGGGCACAGTATGTCCATTATATATTAGCATAAGGAAGCACCACCTtttatcaacaaaaaatatcaaGGAACTATTCTAGCACATGAACAGGAAActctaaagaaaaacaaaagacgaACTGGCAATATTACGcttttttagcaaaaaatcaAAGCATGAAATGCAGAAGCCTTTGAAAGCAACTAAGAGTGAAGAAGATTAAGATTCTCCAAAAACTGAGTATATTATACTTAGACCAAGAAATTTACCTTAATCATCACGGGATAACCAATCTCTTGAGCAAGCCGGACTCCTTCCTCTGTGCTCTGCAATAACCATCAAAATTAATCTTATCTTAATAATGGAAACTTTGAAGAATAGCTGCAAATGCATCCCACAGTAGCTGCTACGAATACCTGCAACAACCCATCACTTCCCGGAACGGTGGGAACACCAGCATTTTTCATTGTTTCTCTAGCAGTTGATTTATCACCCATCACTCGGATGCTCTCAGGCTGCAAAATGCATGCAAGAACTTAGGTGTAGAAATGAGATAGCACTGTAGTAATGGTGAGGTAACCCATCCTGTTTCTAGAAGGTCACGGTTGCAAGTAATGGAAACAGCCTCTTTAAAAAAGTGCAAAGGAAGGGGTGTGGACAGTAGAGAACCCTTACAGAGGAGGGAGCCCATGGGTAGAATGCCTTTCTATAACTATGTAgctatgtatgtatatatttttaattctaTGTCGGTTCTCTTCAAGAGTCCACAATCTCCGTGACAACTAAATACCAAAGAGTGAGGTGTATATAAGTTTTTACAGTTGCTATTCCAGTATAAGTAGTGTAAAAAACGAATTGCCCTGAAGAAAATTAGTGAAGCCAATGGATACTACATTTGCAATGCAATAAAAACTGAGATTAAACATGCTTTATAgaaaggttttgtaaatattGTGCACCACTTAGTGATAAAATCGACCTGAAGTTTCTATAATTTGAACAACAGCATGCTGTGGTCAGTCCTTAGTTCTTAAAAAGTATCCTATCTGCTTATAATGGTCAATGCTCGACAGTTGAAGCAAGTTTTTAATCAATTCAGAAGCTCAATTGGGATCCCTTGGGAAATTAAAAGGTACTGATGCAAAGTTTCTCTGAGCCATGcgtaacaaaaaaaataaaaaataaaaatgcccacTGCTTTTTCATTATATTGGTGGAATAAGTGCCTCAATCCCATTAGTCAAGTCATTAACTAAAATCTTTCAGAAGTCACAACACAAAATTACTAGCAAATCAGAAATAAGCTTCTTAAAACATAGCAATTCTGAAACATTCTACCATGAAACTCCTCATAAATTATACTTACATTAGGTCCTATAAAGTTAATGCCATGCTCTTTGCACATCTCAACAAATACTGCATTTTCAGAAAGGAAACCATATCCAGGATGAAGCATAGTGCAGCCACGGCTGATGGCAGCAGATAGAACATTTGGGATCACTAAGTACCTGTAAGCAGCGACACAGCACCATTGGTCTCATGCAGGCATTTGGTTGATGTAAAAGTTTGAGAACTATgatcaacttcttctttttcacacAACTTTatgaaactcaaaaaaaaaaaaaaaaaaaaaatctttaagaAATTAGCAGATATGATGATATTAGATAATGTGACTCCATAGATGTTTCAACAACTTCCGTCATACAGAGCTTCCAAATATATAGCTAACCAGCTGCATAGTGAGCATACTATCAAAAAGCTCATGCAAGGTGAAATATGACATTGTTTTTAGGATGCCAGGTGCCTAGCTACTTATGGAGCTGCAATACAGCTCTTAAAAGTGAAGACAATTGTCTTTTTAGATTGAGCAAGCTTTAAGTAAACAATCAGTCTTTTAGTTTGCTATTTTATTATCGCTTTGAGATTAATCAGAGAAATAGTACGCATCCAGAGGTCACCCCGTTGAAGCGCATGAGTAATTTATCCCACAAAGGATGGACCACGAATAAATTCCCCATCTTCAGCCTCATGAATTTAGAGTCAAACTTAAGCTAAAGCATTAGAGAGCAGCTTGCAAGAGTTGTGCATATTTCCAGACTTTTACTACAGCAAAGTGGACAAACACACTAATTGAAGCAACTTACGATTGGCTACTTGGTGCTTCACCGATACAAACTGATTCGTCGGCTAATTTCACGTGAAGCGCATCCTTGTCAATTGTTGAGTAAACGGCCACACAGGGAATACCCATCTCATGAGCTGTTCGAATAACGCGGACCGCAATTTCACCTCTATTTGCTACCAAGATCTTATCAGCACGGCAAGTAGCATTAAGAGCTCCCCCACGCCTCTTAGAAGCATGACCGACTTTAACAGCACGACATCTTTGTTTAGGGAAGTTCACCCTGCTCCCGACCAAAAAGCTACATTGAGAACTCTGGATACTGTCTGCCCTTCTGAAAACTAGACCCTGCAATCAAGCAATGAAAGGCACTAGTAAGCAGAAATCCCGCAAGTGCACATACACCCCCAAAGCATCCGAAATCACCCGATCGCTATGTGAAAACGACCATTATTTTCATGGGTACTGTAAAGGAGTTTCCTTCGTGACCTCGTCAAAACTTGATGAAATGTAAATTCCTACTTAAGGACGAGATTTTCTATGAACGGATCAGCAAGTTCCAGGCTATAGGTGAAGAGATAACGTTAGAACATGAAAAAGGGTAACTTCAGCACATAGCAACGTAAAGAAATGTCTGAACTTGGCAAAACAAACGTCAGCTAAAGATGCCGAACAACACAGACACAGCTACTGCATTCCCGGGGCGACAAATCATACCATCGAGCCCGAAAACGAATCAGCCCCCGGGGGAGGAAACCAAAGAAGGGAGAAGCAAAGCGAAAGCTAGAAAAGGGGGCATTCAGAGATGGAGGAGCTTACCGGAGTGGAGGCGGCGACGGATTTGCTGCACATTGGCAATGTGGCCTCCATGTTCGAACGCGGCGGCGCCTGGAAACCcctggaaagagagagagagagagaggattcgGAGCAAATCCCGATCGGAGGCCCGAGCGATTTACCTGGAGACGTGGCCGGAGACGAGCGACCGCGGatcagtgagagagagagggagagagagaggttgggAACTTGGGATGGGAAGGAGTCGAGCGGtggtgatggaggaggaggagaagggagaTTAAGGAGAAGGGGAGAGGGAGGGTCGATGTGTTCGAGGGAGGACTGGGATTGAAATCTCCGCCCAGGTCTGTTCTTGTCGGTTAGGAAATTAAGTCGTGCAAGCTTTGACCTTTTTTGCTCGAATTCACTTCGTTGTTTGTTGTTGATTTCCTTCTCTCATTGGtacattattattatcatcattttttttttatttgacagCTGCAATTGAAGTGAAGAATGTCATCCCTATCCATCGTCTTGAAGAGTGAAAATCAAGTTTTCTACGATTTCAACCTCTAATCAAGTTTGGATCAGATTCTTAATGAACCTATGGAACTAGGGCAAAAATTGAGCATTTCATAAGCTAATCCTAAAGACAATTTCACTTTGTTGGGCCTCGCTTCTATAAGCACATGCTGTTTGGAATTTGCCCAAGGGTGTATCTTCTTTTTTGACATTGATATATCAACACAAGCAAGTAATATTCGCAAAAGATGGGGAGAGGAGGTGTGAAGGTTATGTAACGATCAGCATGCCGAGAGCAAAAGAGCAAGCAACTTTTGCTATCATGAAACATCCGACTTACGTGAGATTTGTGCCAGATTTTTCACTCCTCTCTCGCTCGATATTACATTATTTGTAAACATTATTCTAATATGATTATTGATGCGGGAGCATCAAGTTCTATCGATAAAGTTTCGAGCTCAACTCAAACCTCATTGATTGATCCAGCACAATCCTTACTCCTATAAGTAAAGACCAATTTTGGCTATAATTCAACTCAATGAGTTCAAAGTTGAAGATGTCAATTTCATAACCGCTGATTAACTAGCAAGATATCGGTTTACAAGTTCATTATCAACTTCGATACTCGTAATTGACTACCTAATGACTAGAGGCTGTTTTAGTCGATTACCATCGCTATCTCTTGATGTTTTAACATGGCTGTTCAACTACTCAAACCAGTGGAGGAATTTCGAGGATCAAATAAAGTTACAACGCATCTAATCTCAGGCCTTGTTTGGTTCGACTTTGGGCGAATgtacttggggaaatgcaaatgtCTTTGACATAAAGGGTTTGATGAAATATaaata
This genomic stretch from Eucalyptus grandis isolate ANBG69807.140 chromosome 3, ASM1654582v1, whole genome shotgun sequence harbors:
- the LOC104437302 gene encoding biotin carboxylase 2, chloroplastic isoform X1 gives rise to the protein MEATLPMCSKSVAASTPGLVFRRADSIQSSQCSFLVGSRVNFPKQRCRAVKVGHASKRRGGALNATCRADKILVANRGEIAVRVIRTAHEMGIPCVAVYSTIDKDALHVKLADESVCIGEAPSSQSYLVIPNVLSAAISRGCTMLHPGYGFLSENAVFVEMCKEHGINFIGPNPESIRVMGDKSTARETMKNAGVPTVPGSDGLLQSTEEGVRLAQEIGYPVMIKATAGGGGRGMRLAKEPDEFVKLLQQAKSEAGAAFGNDGVYLEKCILNPRHIEFQVLADKYGNVVHFGERDCSIQRRNQKLLEEAPSPALTPELRKAMGDAAVAAAASIGYIGVGTIEFLLDERGSFYFMEMNTRIQVEHPVTEMISSVDLIEEQIRVAMGEKLRYKQEDIVLRGHSIECRINAEDAFKGFRPGPGRITAYLPSGGPFVRMDSHVYPDYVVPPSYDSLLGKLIVWGPTREKAIERMKRALNDTIITGVPTTIDYHKLILDIEDFRNGKVDTAFIPKHEDELREPQKMVLAAPAKELTGATV
- the LOC104437302 gene encoding biotin carboxylase 2, chloroplastic isoform X2 → MEATLPMCSKSVAASTPGLVFRRADSIQSSQCSFLVGSRVNFPKQRCRAVKVGHASKRRGGALNATCRADKILVANRGEIAVRVIRTAHEMGIPCVAVYSTIDKDALHVKLADESVCIGEAPSSQSYLVIPNVLSAAISRGCTMLHPGYGFLSENAVFVEMCKEHGINFIGPNPESIRVMGDKSTARETMKNAGVPTVPGSDGLLQSTEEGVRLAQEIGYPVMIKATAGGGGRGMRLAKEPDEFVKLLQQAKSEAGAAFGNDGVYLEKCILNPRHIEFQVLADKYGNVVHFGERDCSIQRRNQKLLEEAPSPALTPELRKAMGDAAVAAAASIGYIGVGTIEFLLDERGSFYFMEMNTRIQVEHPVTEMISSVDLIEEQIRVAMGEKLRYKQEDIVLRGHSIECRINAEDAFKGFRPGPGRITAYLPSGGPFVRMDSHVYPDYVVPPSYDSLLGKLIVWGPTREKAIERMKRALNDTIITGVPTTIDYHKLILDIEDFRNGKVDTAFIPKHEDELREHPRRN